One Pogoniulus pusillus isolate bPogPus1 chromosome 10, bPogPus1.pri, whole genome shotgun sequence genomic window carries:
- the GC gene encoding vitamin D-binding protein: protein MRAALTLLLLLASACAMHRGKAYIRDKVCQEFNALGKEEFRTLNIIANSRKFSNATFEEINHLVQEIVSLAATCCAEGADPSCYDAGSSALSAKSCGSDSPFPFHPGTAACCTQEGLEQKLCLAALRHPPQQLPRYLQPSNEELCQAFKKDPKDFADRFLYEYASSYGQAPLPVLLGSTRSFLSMVSTCCISPMPTACFLKEKLARKSLSLLTLMSNRACSRFAAYGKDKVTFSYLTSLAQKMPAASFEDLFPLAKDAAEVFSQCCDSVAEDCMQRKLSEHTAKVCGALAARDERIADCCKGKNLMENYFCISALPPAPAPKLLEVPKPTDKQLCGEEGAQHAKRYLFELARRHPSVPEAALNMIYDASTKVREECCSAKDPSSCLQAKRQLMGEKLPPFLEKANQLCGQYTQLTFLDFKKRLQESLRQALPAAGAELLGQLVEQRADFASTCCPHNSPPLYCSSKVSSELGALCAAGSCLLG, encoded by the exons ATGAGGGCagctctcaccctgctgctgcttttagcCAGCGCCTGTGCCATGCACCGAG GTAAAGCTTACATCCGGGACAAGGTCTGCCAGGAGTTCAATGCCCTGGGGAAAGAGGAATTCCGGACCCT gaACATCATAGCCAACAGCAGGAAGTTCTCCAACGCCACCTTTGAGGAGATCAACCACCTGGTGCAGGAGATTGTCTCCTTGGCCGCAACCTGCTGCGCCGAGGGTGCCGACCCCTCCTGCTACGACGCCGGG tcCTCAGCTCTGTCGGCCAAGTCCTGCGGCAGTgactctcccttccccttccaccCGGGCACCGCCGCCTGCTGCAcgcaggaggggctggagcagaagctctgcctggctgccctgcggcacccaccccagcagctgcctcgcTACCTCCAGCCCTCCAACGAGGAGCTCTGCCAGGCCTTCAAGAAGGACCCCAAGGACTTTGCAGACCG GTTCCTGTACGAGTACGCCAGCAGCTATGGCCAGGCTCCCCTGCCCGTGCTCCTGGGCTCCACCAGGAGCTTCCTCTCCATGGTCTCCACCTGCTGCATCTCCCCCATGCCCACCGCCTGCTTCCTGAAGGAG AAACTGGCGaggaagagcctgtccctgctcaCCCTGATGTCCAACCGAGCCTGCTCCCGCTTCGCCGCCTACGGGAAGGACAAGGTCACCTTCAG CTACCTCACCTCGCTCGCTCAGAAGATGCCTGCAGCTTCCTTTGAGGACCTCTTCCCCCTGGCAAAGGATGCTGCTGAGGTCTTCTCCCAGTGCTGCGACTCAGTGGCCGAGGACTGCATGCAGAGGAAG CTCTCAGAGCACACAGCCAAAGTCTGCGGCGCGCTGGCAGCCCGAGATGAAAGGATTGCTGACTGCTGCAAGGGCAAGAACCTCATGGAGAACTACTTCTGCATCTCTGCTTTGCCACCAGCACCTGCCCCCAAGCTGCTCGAGGTGCCCAAGCCGACAGacaagcagctctgtggtgagGAGGGGGCCCAGCATGCCAAGAG GTACCTGTTTGAGCTGGCACGGCGGCACCCCAGCGTCCCCGAGGCTGCCCTCAACATGATCTATGATGCTTCCACCAAAGTCAGGGAGGAATGCTGCTCTGCCAAGGacccctccagctgcctgcaggcaaaG CGCCAGCTGATGGGAGAAAAGCTGCCTCCTTTCCTGGAGAAGGCCAACCAGCTCTGTGGCCAGTACACCCAGTTAACATTCCTTGACTTCAAGAAGAG gctgcaggagagcctgaggcaggcGCTGCCCGCGGCCGgcgcagagctgctggggcagctggtggagcagagagctgactttgcctccacctgctgcccccaTAACTCACCTCCTCTCTACTGCTCCTCCAAG GTGAGCTCGGAGCTGGGAGCGTTGTGTGCCGCAGGGTCCTGCCTCTTGGGTtag
- the NPFFR2 gene encoding neuropeptide FF receptor 2, producing MSKQQDSNSSFAWPPALNSSAGHKYLLVDDSNVSYVDFYLHQPSVAAVFIISYLLIFLLCMLGNGVVCFTVLRSRQMRTVTNLFILNLAVSDLLVGIFCMPTTLLDNIIAGWPFGSLVCKMSGMVQGISVSASVFTLVAIAVDRFRCIVHPFRQKLTVPSALAIIALIWLLAVAIMCPSAVMLQIQEEKHFRVLLGHGNRTRPVYWCREDWPEPGMRRIYTTVLFANIYLAPLSLIVLMYARISMALSSPVLGRPGQQQQQQQQRLAVSRKKQKVIKMLIVVASLFTLSWLPLWTLMMLSDYATLSDLQLQLINVYIYPLAHWLAFFNSSINPIVYGFFNENFRRGFQAAFKLRLCCRQLPPRREGCWQPGPGKATLPAASCQAARQQACPGAEEERKAVKKGNWVDNQQDVVMEELEEPCADRSK from the exons ATGAGCAAGCAGCAGGACTCCAACTCCTCCTTTGCTTGGCCTCCTGCCCTCAACTCCAGCGCCGGGCACAAGTACCTCCTCGTGGACGACAGCAACGTCTCCTATGTGGACTTCTACCTTCACCAGCCTTCCGTGGCAGCTGTCTTCATCATCTCCTACCTCCTCATCTTCCTGCTCTGCATGCTTGGCAACGGAGTGGTTTGCTTCACCGTCCTCAGGAGCAGACAGATGCGCACCGTCACCAACCTCTTCATCTTAAACCTGGCCGTCAGCGACCTGCTGGTGGGCATCTTCTGCATGCCCACCACCCTCCTGGACAACATCATTGCAG GATGGCCATTTGGGAGCCTGGTTTGCAAGATGAGTGGGATGGTCCAAGGAATCTCAGTTTCTGCCTCTGTCTTCACTCTGGTTGCTATTGCTGTGGACAG GTTCCGCTGCATCGTGCACCCCTTCAGGCAGAAGCTGACGGTCCCCAGCGCCCTGGCCATCATCGCGCTCATCTGGCTCCTGGCCGTGGCCATCATGTGCCCTTCTGCTGTCATGCTGCAAATCCAGGAGGAGAAGCACTTCAGGGTGCTCCTCGGCCACGGCAACCGAACCCGCCCTGTCTACTGGTGCCGGGAGGACTGGCCCGAGCCGGGCATGCGCAGGATCTACACCACCGTCCTGTTTGCCAACATCTACCTGGCTCCTCTCTCCCTCATCGTCCTGATGTACGCCAGGATCAGCATGGCTCTCTCCAGCCCCGTGCTGGGGAggcctggccagcagcagcagcagcagcagcagcgcctggcagtcagcaggaagaagcagaaggTGATCAAGATGCTGATCGTTGTGGCTTCGCTTTTCACCCTCTCCTGGCTGCCTCTCtggaccctgatgatgctgtcaGACTATGCCACGCTCTcagacctgcagctgcagctcatcaACGTTTACATCTACCCCTTGGCTCACTGGCTGGCCTTCTTCAACAGCAGCATCAACCCCATCGTCTACGGCTTCTTCAACGAGAACTTCCGCCGCGGCTTCCAGGCAGCCTTCAAGCTTCGGCTCTGCTGCCGGCAGCTGCCTCCTCGCAgggagggctgctggcagccaggcccAGGCAAAGCcactctgccagctgccagctgccaggcagcacgGCAGCAGGCCTGCCCAggtgctgaggaggagaggaaggcagtTAAGAAAGGCAACTGGGTGGACAATCAGCAGGACGTGGTGatggaggagctggaagagccCTGCGCCGACAGGAGCAAGTGA